One genomic window of Corynebacterium diphtheriae includes the following:
- a CDS encoding RidA family protein, which translates to MGASISEKLAELNIMLPSVAAPVAAYVPAVKVGNQVWTSGQLPFIDGQLPATGKVGATVTAEQAASYARTAALNALAAVDALVGIDNVTRVLKVTGFVASATDFGGQPAVVNGASNLIGEIFGEAGAHARSAVGVAELPLDAPVELEIIVEVAN; encoded by the coding sequence ATGGGGGCGTCGATAAGCGAAAAACTCGCAGAACTTAACATCATGCTTCCTTCCGTTGCAGCGCCCGTTGCGGCTTATGTGCCTGCGGTCAAGGTGGGGAACCAAGTATGGACCTCCGGCCAGCTGCCCTTTATTGATGGCCAGCTGCCCGCAACCGGAAAAGTGGGCGCGACCGTTACCGCTGAGCAGGCGGCATCCTATGCGCGCACCGCGGCATTGAACGCGCTGGCTGCTGTTGATGCACTCGTGGGCATTGATAATGTCACGCGCGTTCTCAAAGTCACTGGCTTTGTCGCCTCTGCTACTGATTTTGGCGGCCAGCCAGCAGTCGTGAACGGCGCATCCAACCTCATTGGTGAGATCTTTGGCGAGGCCGGTGCGCATGCTCGTAGCGCGGTCGGCGTTGCGGAGCTGCCACTTGATGCCCCCGTTGAGCTGGAAATTATCGTCGAGGTAGCCAACTAA
- a CDS encoding MBL fold metallo-hydrolase, whose protein sequence is MLKAMEHPAYSQLRPVTPSAGVVLCPNPGYSSLEGTNSWVVRAEGDRYSIVIDPGPADEGHLNVLHGKAEIVGLILLTHRHHDHADGAERFRQLTGAAIRAQQAPYCHGGEVLRDGEIIAIDGVTPQLEVVFTPGHTSDSVCFFVWSGVPHESTLEGIITGDTIAGRHTTMISETDGDLGQYLNTLALLEKRGKGIALLPGHGPDGDDVASFAHWYIERRMQRLDQIKEAIAQRGADVPIKELIDAVYDDVDPVLRGAAEQSTRVALRYLAQQQ, encoded by the coding sequence ATGCTAAAAGCTATGGAGCATCCTGCTTACAGTCAGCTGCGGCCGGTTACCCCGTCCGCAGGAGTTGTCCTTTGCCCAAACCCTGGTTACAGCTCGCTTGAAGGCACCAACTCGTGGGTCGTTCGAGCGGAGGGGGATCGGTACAGTATTGTCATCGATCCTGGTCCTGCTGATGAAGGGCACCTCAATGTCCTTCACGGTAAAGCCGAAATCGTGGGACTTATTCTTTTGACGCACCGTCATCACGACCATGCTGACGGTGCCGAACGCTTCCGACAACTCACGGGAGCTGCTATTCGAGCGCAGCAGGCACCGTATTGCCATGGGGGAGAGGTGCTGCGCGACGGCGAAATCATTGCTATCGACGGGGTAACCCCGCAGCTAGAAGTCGTATTTACCCCAGGGCATACCAGTGACTCGGTGTGTTTCTTCGTGTGGAGTGGGGTTCCACACGAATCTACCCTTGAGGGGATTATTACTGGTGACACCATTGCTGGTCGCCACACCACCATGATCTCTGAGACCGATGGTGACCTCGGCCAGTATTTGAACACGCTGGCCCTGTTGGAAAAACGCGGTAAAGGGATTGCGCTATTGCCTGGACATGGCCCTGATGGTGACGATGTGGCAAGCTTTGCGCACTGGTATATCGAGCGACGTATGCAGCGCCTTGATCAGATCAAGGAAGCGATTGCGCAGCGCGGTGCAGATGTGCCTATCAAAGAGCTTATCGACGCAGTCTATGACGACGTGGACCCCGTTTTGCGCGGTGCCGCTGAGCAGTCCACCCGAGTAGCGCTGCGCTACCTTGCACAACAGCAATAA